A genomic region of Mycobacterium senriense contains the following coding sequences:
- a CDS encoding DNA polymerase III subunit delta' yields the protein MSGVFTRLVGQDAVTAELLAAARAARGDSGHNAVGAGTMTHAWLITGPPGSGRSVAALCFAAALQCTSDGDPGCGRCHACTTTMAGTHADVRRVIPEGLSIGVDEMRSIVQIASRRPATGHWQVVVIEDADRLTEGAANALLKVVEEPPPSTVFLLCAPSVDPEDIAITLRSRCRHVALVTPSTEAIAHVLVDSDGLSPDTASWAASVSGGHVGRARRLATDPEARERRERSLSLVRDAATPSRAYAAAEELVAAAEAEAVVLTAGRAEAETEELRTALGAGGTGKGTAGAMRGAAGAMKDLERRQKSRQTRASRDALDRALIDLATYFRDALMTSAHAGAVSANHPDMAEKVAALAAHAPPARLLRCIEAVLECREALAINVKQKFAVDAMVATIGQELRD from the coding sequence ATGTCCGGGGTGTTTACGCGGCTGGTAGGCCAGGACGCGGTGACGGCCGAGCTGCTGGCCGCCGCCCGAGCCGCTCGTGGTGACTCAGGCCACAACGCGGTGGGCGCCGGGACTATGACACATGCGTGGCTGATCACCGGTCCGCCGGGTTCGGGGCGGTCGGTGGCGGCGCTGTGCTTCGCCGCCGCGCTGCAGTGCACGTCAGACGGGGACCCGGGCTGCGGGCGCTGCCACGCGTGCACGACGACCATGGCCGGCACCCACGCCGACGTGCGGCGGGTGATTCCCGAAGGCCTGTCCATCGGGGTCGACGAGATGCGGTCGATCGTGCAGATCGCGTCGCGACGCCCGGCCACCGGGCACTGGCAGGTCGTGGTGATCGAGGACGCCGATCGGCTGACCGAGGGCGCCGCCAACGCCCTGCTGAAGGTGGTCGAGGAACCGCCGCCGTCGACGGTGTTCCTGCTGTGCGCGCCGTCGGTGGATCCCGAGGACATCGCCATCACGCTGCGCTCCCGGTGCCGGCATGTGGCGCTGGTGACGCCGTCGACCGAGGCGATCGCGCACGTGCTGGTCGACAGCGACGGCCTGAGCCCGGACACGGCGAGCTGGGCGGCGTCGGTCAGCGGCGGCCACGTGGGCCGGGCGCGCCGGCTGGCCACCGACCCCGAGGCCAGGGAGCGCCGGGAGCGGTCGCTGTCGCTGGTACGCGATGCCGCGACCCCGTCGCGGGCCTACGCCGCCGCCGAAGAGCTGGTGGCCGCGGCCGAGGCCGAGGCCGTCGTGCTGACCGCGGGCCGCGCCGAGGCCGAGACCGAGGAACTGCGCACCGCCCTGGGTGCCGGCGGCACCGGCAAGGGCACCGCGGGCGCGATGCGCGGCGCGGCCGGGGCGATGAAGGACCTTGAGCGACGGCAGAAGTCGCGGCAGACCCGGGCCTCGCGCGACGCACTGGACCGTGCGCTGATCGACCTGGCCACCTATTTCCGGGACGCGCTGATGACCTCTGCCCACGCGGGGGCGGTGTCCGCCAATCATCCGGATATGGCCGAGAAGGTCGCGGCGCTGGCCGCCCACGCCCCGCCCGCGCGGCTGCTGCGTTGCATCGAAGCGGTGCTCGAATGCCGCGAGGCGCTGGCGATCAACGTCAAGCAGAAGTTCGCCGTCGACGCCATGGTCGCCACCATCGGCCAGGAACTGCGCGACTGA
- a CDS encoding adenylate/guanylate cyclase domain-containing protein: MTTAAALPGRISAFVRWVMRTPWPLFSLSMLQADIIGALFVLGFLRYALPPEDRIQLQDLPVLNVAIFATALVVVFLTGLAVTLRLLMPVFRWQRRDNMLAEADPAATELARSRALRMPFYRTLISIVAWAIGSVVFIIASWSVARYAAPVVAVSTGLGAAATSIIGYLQSERVLRPVAVAALRSGVPENVKAPGVILRQILTWMLSTAVPVLAIVLAVVADKTSLLHATPEKLFTPILLLAVAALGIGLVSTLLVAMSIADPLRQLRWALSEVQRGNYNAHMQIYDASELGLLQAGFNDMVRDLSERQRLRDLFGRYVGEDVARRALERGTELGGQERDVAVLFVDLVGSTQLASTRPPAEVVHLLNEFFRVVVDTVGKHGGFVNKFQGDAALAIFGAPIEHPDSPGGALAAARELHDALLPVIGSAEFGIGVSSGRAIAGHIGAQARFEYTVIGDPVNEAARLTELAKLEPGHVLASAIAVSGALDAEALCWDVGEVVELRGRRAPTQLARPVNLAGTPDSDAPRARAEEMSGEAIGPGY; encoded by the coding sequence GTGACAACGGCGGCGGCACTACCGGGGCGGATCAGCGCATTCGTCCGCTGGGTGATGCGCACGCCGTGGCCGCTGTTCTCGCTGAGCATGCTGCAGGCCGACATCATCGGCGCCCTGTTCGTGCTCGGCTTCCTCCGCTACGCGCTGCCGCCCGAGGACCGCATCCAGTTGCAGGATCTGCCGGTCTTGAACGTGGCGATCTTCGCCACCGCGCTGGTGGTCGTCTTCCTCACCGGGTTGGCCGTGACGCTGCGGCTGCTGATGCCGGTGTTCCGGTGGCAGCGCCGCGACAACATGCTCGCCGAGGCCGATCCGGCGGCCACCGAACTGGCCCGCAGCCGCGCGCTGCGAATGCCGTTCTACCGCACCCTGATCAGCATCGTGGCCTGGGCCATCGGCAGCGTGGTGTTCATCATCGCCAGCTGGTCGGTGGCCCGATACGCCGCGCCCGTGGTCGCGGTGTCCACCGGGCTCGGCGCCGCGGCCACCTCGATCATCGGCTACCTGCAGTCCGAACGGGTGTTGCGGCCGGTGGCGGTGGCCGCCCTGCGCAGCGGGGTGCCCGAGAACGTCAAGGCGCCCGGCGTCATCCTGCGGCAGATCCTGACCTGGATGCTGTCCACCGCCGTGCCGGTGCTGGCGATCGTGCTGGCGGTGGTGGCCGACAAGACGTCGCTGCTGCACGCCACCCCGGAGAAGCTGTTCACGCCCATCCTGTTGCTGGCGGTGGCGGCGCTGGGCATCGGGCTGGTCAGCACGCTGCTGGTGGCCATGTCGATCGCCGACCCGCTGCGCCAGCTGCGCTGGGCGCTCTCCGAGGTGCAGCGCGGAAACTACAACGCGCACATGCAGATCTACGACGCCAGCGAGCTGGGCCTGCTGCAGGCGGGCTTCAACGACATGGTCCGCGACCTGTCCGAGCGGCAGCGGCTGCGTGACCTGTTCGGCCGCTACGTCGGCGAGGACGTGGCCCGCCGGGCGCTGGAGCGCGGCACCGAACTGGGCGGCCAGGAGCGCGATGTCGCGGTGTTGTTCGTGGACCTGGTCGGCTCCACCCAGCTGGCCTCGACCCGGCCGCCCGCCGAGGTCGTCCACCTGCTCAACGAGTTCTTCCGGGTGGTCGTGGACACCGTTGGCAAGCATGGTGGTTTCGTCAACAAGTTCCAGGGTGACGCCGCGCTGGCCATCTTCGGCGCGCCGATCGAGCACCCCGACTCACCCGGTGGCGCGCTGGCCGCGGCCCGGGAACTGCACGACGCGCTGCTGCCGGTGATCGGTTCGGCGGAGTTCGGCATCGGGGTGTCATCCGGGCGGGCCATCGCCGGTCACATCGGCGCGCAGGCCCGCTTCGAGTACACGGTGATCGGCGACCCGGTCAACGAGGCCGCCCGGCTGACCGAACTCGCCAAGCTGGAGCCCGGCCACGTGCTCGCGTCGGCCATCGCGGTCAGCGGGGCGCTGGACGCCGAGGCCCTGTGCTGGGACGTCGGCGAGGTGGTCGAGCTGCGCGGCCGTCGGGCGCCCACCCAATTGGCGCGTCCGGTGAACCTGGCCGGCACCCCGGACTCGGACGCCCCTCGGGCTCGCGCCGAAGAGATGTCCGGCGAGGCCATCGGCCCGGGCTATTGA
- a CDS encoding DEAD/DEAH box helicase, whose protein sequence is MASFGSDLLAAALAGTASDEHPLRHVAELPPRGGRPRDWPAWAESDVVGAFADRGIKSPWSHQFAAADLAYAGRHVVLSTGTASGKSLAYQLPVLNALATDPRARVLYLSPTKALGHDQLRAAHALTAAIPRLHDVAPTAYDGDSPTEVRRFARERSRWLFSNPDMIHLSILRNHARWGVLLRGLRFVIVDECHYYRGVFGSNVAMVLRRLLRLCARYSSSPTVIFASATTDSPGATAAELIGLPVEEVTEDGSPQGARTVALWEPALRADLTGENGAPVRRSAGAEAARVMADLIAEGAQTLTFVRSRRAAELTALGAQARLDDIAPELSRQVASYRAGYLAEDRTALERALAEGRLRGLATTNALELGVDIAGLDAVVLAGFPGTVASFWQQAGRSGRRGQGALVVLVARDDPLDTYLVHNPAALLDKPVERVVIDPANPYILGPQLLCAATELPLDEAEVRALDATEVADGLVDDGLLRRRGGKYFPVPGLEPHAAVDIRGSAGGQIVIVEADTGRLLGSADAGQAPATVHPGAVYLHQGDSYVVDSLDTEEGIAFVHAEDPGYATFAREITDITVTGTGERLTFGPVTLGLVPVRVTHQVVGYLRRRLSGEVIDFIELDMPEHTLATTAVMYTITADALQRKGVEATRIPGALHAAEHAAIGLLPLVASCDRGDIGGLSTAVGPDPLGLPSVFVYDGYPGGAGFAERGFRQARIWLGATAAAIEACECPRGCPSCVQSPKCGNGNDPLDKAGAVLVLKLVLAELAQGPGRTISADDRPLDGRPSGFAS, encoded by the coding sequence ATGGCGAGTTTCGGCAGCGACCTGCTTGCCGCCGCGCTCGCCGGAACAGCGTCGGACGAGCATCCGCTGCGTCACGTCGCCGAATTGCCACCGCGCGGCGGCCGGCCGCGGGATTGGCCGGCCTGGGCCGAGTCCGACGTGGTCGGCGCGTTCGCCGACCGTGGGATCAAATCACCGTGGTCGCACCAGTTCGCGGCCGCGGACCTGGCGTACGCGGGCCGTCACGTGGTGCTCAGCACCGGTACCGCATCGGGTAAGTCACTGGCCTACCAGCTTCCGGTCCTCAACGCGTTGGCGACCGATCCGCGGGCCCGGGTGCTCTACCTCTCGCCCACCAAAGCGTTGGGCCACGACCAATTGCGGGCCGCGCACGCGCTCACCGCGGCGATTCCGCGGCTGCACGACGTCGCGCCCACCGCCTACGACGGCGACAGCCCAACCGAGGTCCGACGCTTCGCGCGGGAACGTTCGCGGTGGTTGTTCTCCAACCCCGACATGATCCATTTGTCGATCTTGCGCAATCACGCCCGTTGGGGCGTCCTGTTGCGCGGTCTTCGCTTCGTGATTGTCGACGAATGCCATTACTACCGTGGGGTTTTCGGTTCCAACGTGGCGATGGTGCTGCGCCGCCTGCTGCGGTTGTGCGCCCGCTATTCGTCGTCGCCGACGGTGATCTTCGCCAGCGCGACAACGGATTCGCCCGGCGCGACGGCCGCCGAACTCATCGGGCTGCCGGTCGAGGAGGTCACCGAGGACGGTTCACCGCAGGGCGCCCGGACGGTGGCGCTGTGGGAGCCCGCGCTGCGGGCCGACCTGACCGGCGAGAACGGCGCGCCGGTGCGCCGCTCGGCCGGTGCCGAGGCGGCGCGCGTGATGGCCGACCTGATCGCCGAGGGCGCTCAGACACTGACGTTCGTGCGGTCGCGCCGGGCCGCGGAATTGACCGCGCTGGGCGCCCAGGCCAGGTTGGACGACATCGCCCCGGAGCTGTCCCGACAAGTCGCCTCGTATCGGGCCGGTTACCTCGCGGAGGACCGCACCGCCCTGGAGCGCGCGCTGGCCGAGGGCCGGCTGCGGGGTCTGGCCACCACCAACGCGCTCGAACTTGGCGTGGACATCGCCGGACTGGACGCGGTGGTGCTCGCCGGTTTCCCGGGCACGGTCGCCTCGTTCTGGCAGCAGGCAGGCCGGTCCGGGCGGCGCGGCCAGGGCGCACTGGTGGTGCTGGTGGCCCGCGACGATCCGCTGGACACCTATCTGGTGCACAACCCCGCCGCGCTGCTGGACAAGCCGGTCGAGCGGGTCGTGATCGACCCGGCCAATCCCTACATCCTGGGGCCCCAGTTGCTTTGCGCGGCAACCGAACTGCCGCTGGACGAAGCGGAGGTCCGCGCCCTCGACGCCACCGAGGTGGCCGACGGCCTGGTCGACGACGGGCTGCTGCGGCGCCGCGGTGGCAAGTACTTTCCGGTGCCCGGCCTGGAACCCCATGCCGCGGTGGACATCCGGGGCTCGGCGGGCGGCCAGATCGTCATCGTGGAGGCCGACACCGGAAGGCTGCTGGGCAGCGCCGACGCCGGGCAGGCGCCGGCCACCGTCCACCCCGGCGCGGTGTACCTGCACCAAGGCGACAGCTACGTGGTGGACTCGCTGGACACCGAGGAAGGCATCGCGTTCGTGCACGCCGAGGACCCCGGTTACGCGACGTTCGCGCGCGAGATCACCGATATCACCGTCACCGGAACCGGCGAGCGCCTGACGTTCGGGCCGGTCACGCTGGGCCTGGTGCCGGTCAGGGTCACCCATCAAGTGGTGGGGTATCTGCGCCGGCGGCTCTCCGGGGAGGTGATCGACTTCATCGAATTGGACATGCCGGAACACACCCTGGCCACCACGGCAGTGATGTACACCATCACCGCAGATGCTCTGCAGCGCAAGGGCGTTGAGGCGACGCGCATCCCCGGAGCGTTACACGCCGCCGAACACGCGGCGATCGGGCTGCTGCCGCTGGTGGCCAGCTGCGATCGCGGCGACATCGGTGGGCTGTCCACCGCCGTCGGGCCCGATCCCTTGGGCCTGCCCAGCGTCTTCGTCTATGACGGTTACCCGGGGGGCGCGGGATTCGCCGAACGGGGCTTTCGCCAGGCCCGCATCTGGCTGGGTGCGACAGCAGCCGCCATCGAAGCATGCGAGTGCCCCCGGGGATGCCCGTCGTGCGTGCAGTCCCCCAAGTGCGGCAACGGCAACGACCCGCTCGACAAGGCGGGCGCGGTGCTGGTGCTGAAGCTGGTCCTCGCAGAGCTGGCGCAGGGGCCCGGGAGAACAATTTCCGCGGACGACCGACCCCTCGACGGTCGACCCAGCGGATTTGCCTCGTGA
- a CDS encoding DUF2304 domain-containing protein → MNWIQVLLIGSIVALLVYLLRSRRNARSRAWVKVGYVVFVLGGIYAVLRPDDTTVVAQWFGVRRGTDLMLYALIMAFCFTTLSTYMRFKDLELRYARLARAVAMDSAQAPEVV, encoded by the coding sequence ATGAACTGGATTCAGGTGCTGCTGATCGGGTCGATCGTCGCGCTGCTGGTCTATCTGCTGCGCTCACGCCGCAACGCGCGGTCCCGGGCCTGGGTCAAGGTGGGCTATGTGGTGTTCGTGCTGGGCGGCATCTACGCCGTGCTGCGACCCGACGACACCACGGTGGTGGCCCAGTGGTTCGGGGTGCGCCGCGGCACCGACCTGATGCTCTACGCGCTGATCATGGCGTTCTGCTTCACCACGCTCAGCACCTATATGCGGTTCAAGGACTTGGAGCTGCGCTATGCGCGGCTGGCCCGGGCGGTGGCGATGGACTCCGCCCAGGCGCCCGAGGTGGTCTAA
- a CDS encoding PAS domain-containing protein yields MAHDWLLVETLGGDPTVVAQGRQLKNLVPITTFLRRSPFLAAVRTAIAESVQTGQALTSITTKRDRIIRTEPVVMSDGFIHGVHVWTGPSDVEPPERPIPGPLKWDLTLGVATDTRESLINSGKNPEVEVTFGRAFAEDLPSRELNPNETKVLAMAVKAKPDQTLCSTWDLTDWRGEAIRIGFVARTILEPGPDGREHLVARAMNWQSEFRGPEVSTDDLAQRILSGLAQAGVHRALIDLNTWSLLKWLDEPCAFYDWRSSETGKPRVHPDDQDLMSTMTTEFSGGATSRVLRMPGHNGDWVPVHVTVNRVELEPDTYAGLVSLRLPTDEELTTAGLSPSPDAAP; encoded by the coding sequence ATGGCCCACGACTGGTTGCTCGTGGAGACACTCGGGGGGGATCCCACCGTGGTGGCGCAGGGCCGCCAACTCAAAAATCTCGTCCCCATCACCACCTTCCTGCGCCGCAGTCCCTTTCTGGCCGCGGTTCGCACGGCGATCGCCGAGTCGGTGCAGACCGGCCAGGCCCTGACCAGCATCACGACCAAGCGGGACCGCATCATTCGCACCGAACCGGTGGTGATGTCCGACGGCTTCATCCACGGCGTGCACGTCTGGACCGGTCCCTCCGACGTCGAGCCGCCCGAGCGGCCGATCCCGGGGCCGCTGAAGTGGGACCTGACCCTGGGCGTGGCCACCGACACCCGCGAATCGCTGATCAACAGCGGGAAGAATCCCGAAGTCGAGGTCACCTTCGGCAGGGCCTTCGCCGAAGACCTCCCATCCCGCGAACTCAACCCGAACGAAACCAAAGTGCTGGCGATGGCGGTCAAAGCCAAGCCCGACCAAACACTGTGCAGCACCTGGGATCTCACCGACTGGCGGGGTGAGGCGATCCGGATAGGTTTTGTCGCACGCACGATTCTGGAACCGGGGCCCGACGGCCGGGAGCACTTGGTGGCGCGGGCGATGAACTGGCAGTCCGAGTTCAGGGGCCCGGAGGTATCAACCGATGATCTGGCGCAACGGATCCTCAGCGGTCTGGCCCAGGCCGGGGTGCACCGGGCGCTGATCGACCTCAATACCTGGTCGTTGCTGAAATGGCTCGACGAGCCCTGCGCGTTCTACGACTGGCGCAGCAGTGAGACGGGCAAGCCCCGGGTTCACCCCGATGACCAAGACCTGATGTCCACCATGACAACGGAATTCAGTGGGGGTGCCACCAGCCGGGTGTTGCGGATGCCGGGGCACAACGGGGATTGGGTGCCCGTGCACGTCACCGTCAACCGGGTGGAACTCGAACCGGATACGTACGCCGGACTGGTCTCGCTGCGCCTGCCCACCGACGAGGAATTGACCACCGCGGGATTGTCGCCGAGCCCCGACGCCGCGCCCTAG
- the topA gene encoding type I DNA topoisomerase, with protein MADPKLKDTGSGGNGSRRRLVIVESPTKARKLASYLGSRYIVESSRGHIRDLPRAAADVPAKFKSEPWARLGVNVDADFEPLYIISPEKKSTVTELKGLLKEVDELYLATDGDREGEAIAWHLLETLKPNIPVKRMVFHEITEPAILEAAENPRDLDIDLVDAQETRRILDRLYGYEVSPVLWKKVAPKLSAGRVQSVATRIIVQRERDRMAFRSASYWDIVAQLDASVSDPQASPPTFTARLTGVDGLRVAAGRDFDSLGQLRKANEVTILDEASATQLAAGLRGAQLTVASVEEKPYTRRPYAPFMTSTLQQEAGRKLRFSSERTMSIAQRLYENGYITYMRTDSTTLSESAINAARTQARQLYGAEYVSPSPRQYTRKVKNAQEAHEAIRPAGETFATPDAVRRELDGDEFRIYELIWQRTVASQMADARGTTLSLRINGQSAGREVVFSASGRTITFAGFLKAYVETVDELAGGEADDAESRLPQLTQGQRLDAIELTPDGHATNPPARYTEASLVKALEELGIGRPSTYSSIIKTIQDRGYVHKKGSALVPSWVAFAVTGLLEQHFGRLVDYDFTAAMEDELDAIASGQERRTDWLNNFYFGGEHGVADSVARSGGLKKLVGVNLEGIDAREVNSIRLFDDEQGRPVYVRVGKNGPYLERMVTGDDGEPKPQRANLNDSLTPDELTLEVAEQLFATPQEGRVLGVDPETGHEIVAKDGRYGPYVSEVLPEPPPDDDGSAAPAKKGKKPTGPKPRTGSLLRTMDLQTVTLEDALRLLSLPRVVGVDPASGEEITAQNGRYGPYLKRGTDSRSLATEEQMFDITLEEALKIYAEPKRRGRQGAAAPPLRELGADPATGKPMVIKDGRFGPYVTDGETNASLRKGDDVLSITDERAAELLADRRARGPAKRPAKKTTRKAPAKKAAAKKAAKRS; from the coding sequence TTGGCTGACCCGAAACTAAAGGACACCGGCAGCGGCGGGAATGGCAGCCGCCGGCGACTCGTGATCGTCGAGTCGCCCACCAAGGCGCGCAAACTGGCCAGCTACCTGGGCTCCAGGTACATCGTCGAGTCGTCGCGCGGTCACATCCGCGACCTGCCCCGGGCCGCCGCCGACGTGCCGGCGAAATTCAAGTCGGAGCCCTGGGCCCGCCTCGGGGTCAACGTCGATGCGGACTTCGAACCGCTGTACATCATCAGCCCAGAGAAGAAGAGCACGGTCACCGAACTCAAGGGGCTGCTCAAGGAAGTCGACGAGCTCTATCTGGCCACGGATGGTGACCGCGAGGGCGAAGCGATCGCCTGGCACCTGCTGGAAACCCTGAAGCCGAACATCCCGGTCAAGCGGATGGTGTTCCACGAGATCACCGAGCCGGCCATCCTCGAGGCCGCCGAGAACCCCCGCGACCTGGACATCGACCTGGTCGACGCGCAGGAAACCCGGCGCATCCTGGACCGCCTGTACGGCTACGAGGTCAGCCCCGTGCTGTGGAAGAAGGTCGCGCCGAAGCTCTCGGCGGGCCGGGTGCAATCGGTGGCCACCCGCATCATCGTGCAGCGCGAACGCGACCGCATGGCGTTTCGCAGCGCCTCCTACTGGGACATCGTGGCCCAGCTTGACGCCAGCGTGTCCGACCCGCAGGCGTCGCCGCCCACCTTCACCGCCCGCCTGACCGGCGTCGACGGACTGCGGGTGGCCGCCGGCCGCGACTTCGACTCGCTGGGGCAGCTGCGCAAGGCCAATGAGGTCACCATTCTCGACGAGGCGAGCGCCACACAGCTGGCGGCGGGTCTGCGCGGCGCCCAGCTCACCGTCGCATCGGTCGAGGAAAAGCCCTACACCCGGCGCCCATATGCGCCGTTCATGACCTCGACGCTGCAGCAGGAAGCCGGCCGCAAGTTGCGGTTCTCCTCCGAGCGCACGATGAGCATCGCCCAGCGGCTCTACGAGAACGGCTACATCACCTATATGCGTACCGACTCCACCACGCTGTCGGAGTCCGCGATCAATGCCGCGCGCACCCAGGCCCGCCAGCTCTACGGCGCCGAGTACGTGTCCCCGTCGCCGCGCCAGTACACCCGCAAGGTCAAGAACGCCCAGGAGGCTCACGAGGCCATCCGCCCCGCGGGTGAGACGTTCGCGACCCCGGACGCGGTGCGCCGCGAACTCGACGGCGACGAATTCCGCATCTACGAGCTGATCTGGCAGCGCACGGTGGCCTCGCAGATGGCCGACGCCCGCGGCACCACCCTGAGCCTGCGGATCAACGGCCAATCGGCCGGCCGCGAGGTCGTGTTCTCGGCCAGCGGCCGCACCATCACGTTCGCGGGCTTCTTGAAGGCCTACGTGGAGACGGTGGACGAATTGGCCGGCGGCGAGGCCGACGACGCCGAGAGCCGGTTGCCGCAGCTGACCCAGGGCCAGCGGCTGGATGCCATCGAACTGACCCCCGACGGCCACGCCACCAATCCGCCGGCGCGTTACACCGAGGCGTCACTGGTCAAGGCGCTCGAAGAGCTGGGCATCGGCCGCCCATCGACGTACTCGTCGATCATCAAGACCATCCAGGACCGCGGCTATGTGCACAAGAAGGGCAGCGCGCTGGTGCCGTCCTGGGTGGCTTTCGCCGTAACCGGTTTGCTGGAACAGCATTTCGGCCGCCTGGTCGATTACGACTTCACCGCCGCGATGGAAGACGAGCTCGACGCGATCGCCTCGGGACAGGAACGACGCACCGACTGGCTCAACAACTTCTATTTCGGCGGCGAGCACGGGGTGGCCGACTCGGTGGCGCGCTCCGGTGGCCTGAAGAAACTCGTCGGCGTCAACCTCGAAGGCATCGACGCGCGAGAAGTCAACTCCATCAGGCTCTTTGACGACGAGCAGGGCCGGCCGGTGTACGTCCGGGTGGGCAAGAACGGGCCGTATCTGGAACGCATGGTGACCGGCGACGACGGCGAGCCCAAGCCGCAGCGCGCCAACCTCAACGACTCGCTGACCCCCGATGAGCTGACGCTGGAGGTGGCCGAGCAGCTGTTCGCGACGCCGCAAGAGGGTCGCGTGCTGGGGGTGGACCCGGAAACCGGTCACGAGATCGTCGCGAAGGACGGACGTTACGGCCCATACGTTTCCGAGGTCCTGCCGGAGCCACCGCCTGACGACGACGGCAGCGCCGCGCCGGCGAAGAAGGGCAAGAAGCCCACCGGTCCCAAGCCCCGCACCGGGTCGTTGCTGCGCACCATGGACTTGCAGACGGTCACGCTCGAGGATGCGCTGCGGCTTCTTTCGTTGCCGCGGGTGGTCGGCGTCGACCCCGCCTCCGGCGAGGAGATCACCGCGCAGAACGGCCGCTACGGCCCATATCTGAAGCGCGGCACCGATTCTCGCTCGCTGGCGACCGAGGAGCAGATGTTCGACATCACCCTCGAGGAAGCTTTGAAGATCTACGCCGAGCCCAAACGCCGTGGCAGGCAAGGCGCCGCTGCGCCGCCGTTGCGTGAGCTGGGCGCCGATCCGGCGACGGGCAAGCCGATGGTGATCAAGGATGGCCGGTTCGGTCCGTACGTCACCGACGGTGAGACCAACGCCAGCTTGCGCAAGGGCGACGACGTCTTATCGATCACCGACGAGCGCGCCGCCGAACTGCTGGCCGATCGCCGGGCTCGTGGCCCGGCCAAGCGTCCCGCCAAGAAGACGACCCGCAAGGCCCCGGCCAAGAAGGCGGCGGCGAAGAAGGCCGCCAAGCGCAGCTGA
- a CDS encoding Rv3654c family TadE-like protein: protein MIMVLLAVTGAGAYLGSAVVARHRAQAVADLAALAGAARLTSGVDAACGSAAGVARQMRVDDIGCTVDGLDVIVTARVTIAFGGAARAAARAGPATGEVD from the coding sequence CGGCGCGTACCTGGGCTCGGCGGTGGTGGCGCGACACCGCGCACAGGCGGTCGCCGACCTGGCCGCCTTGGCGGGCGCGGCGCGGCTGACCTCCGGAGTGGATGCGGCCTGCGGCAGTGCCGCGGGCGTGGCACGACAGATGCGGGTCGACGACATCGGCTGTACGGTCGACGGTCTCGATGTCATCGTCACCGCGAGGGTGACCATCGCGTTCGGCGGCGCGGCGCGGGCCGCCGCGCGGGCGGGGCCGGCGACGGGAGAAGTCGACTAG
- the cspA gene encoding cold shock protein CspA, with amino-acid sequence MPQGTVKWFNAEKGFGFIAPEDGSADVFVHYTEIQGSGFRTLEENQKVEFEIGHSPKGPQATGVRSV; translated from the coding sequence ATGCCACAGGGAACTGTGAAGTGGTTCAACGCGGAGAAGGGCTTCGGTTTCATCGCCCCCGAAGACGGTTCCGCTGATGTGTTTGTCCACTACACGGAGATCCAGGGTTCGGGCTTCCGCACCCTCGAAGAGAACCAGAAGGTCGAGTTCGAGATCGGCCACAGCCCTAAGGGCCCCCAGGCCACCGGAGTCCGCTCCGTCTAG
- a CDS encoding NAD-dependent epimerase/dehydratase family protein: MRALVTGAAGFIGSTLVDRLLADGHAVVGLDNFASGRATNLEHLADNPAHAFVEADIVTADLEAILTEHRPEVVFHLAAQIDVRHSVADPQFDASVNVIGTVRLAEAARRAQVRKIVHTSSGGSIYGTPPRYPTPETVPTDPASPYAAGKVAGEIYLNTFRHLYGLDCSHIAPANVYGPRQDPHGEAGVVAIFAQALLSGKPTKVFGDGSNTRDYVFVDDVVDAFVKASGDAGGGQRFNIGTGIETSDRQLHSAVAAAVGGPDDPEFAPPRLGDLKRSCLDIGSAAEVLGWKPKVELSDGVARTVEFFRQTQAG, encoded by the coding sequence GTGCGTGCACTGGTTACCGGGGCGGCCGGATTCATCGGCTCGACGCTAGTCGACCGTCTGTTAGCCGACGGCCATGCGGTGGTGGGGCTGGACAACTTCGCCTCCGGCCGCGCGACCAACCTCGAGCACCTGGCCGACAATCCCGCTCACGCCTTCGTCGAGGCCGACATCGTGACCGCCGACCTGGAGGCCATCCTCACCGAGCACCGCCCGGAGGTGGTGTTCCACCTGGCCGCCCAGATCGACGTGCGGCACTCGGTGGCCGACCCGCAGTTCGACGCCTCGGTCAACGTCATCGGCACGGTGCGCCTGGCCGAGGCGGCCCGCCGGGCGCAGGTCCGCAAGATCGTGCACACCTCCTCGGGCGGATCCATCTACGGCACCCCGCCGCGGTACCCCACCCCCGAGACCGTGCCGACCGACCCCGCGTCGCCGTATGCCGCGGGCAAGGTGGCGGGCGAGATCTACCTGAACACGTTCCGGCACCTCTACGGCCTGGACTGCTCACACATCGCTCCGGCGAATGTCTATGGCCCCCGCCAGGATCCGCACGGCGAGGCCGGCGTGGTGGCGATCTTCGCCCAGGCGCTGCTCTCGGGTAAGCCCACCAAGGTCTTCGGCGACGGCAGCAACACCCGCGACTACGTGTTCGTCGACGACGTCGTGGACGCCTTCGTCAAGGCGTCCGGGGACGCCGGCGGCGGGCAGCGCTTCAACATCGGCACCGGCATCGAAACCTCGGACCGCCAATTGCATTCGGCGGTGGCGGCCGCCGTCGGGGGGCCCGACGATCCGGAGTTCGCGCCGCCGCGGCTCGGCGACCTCAAGCGCTCCTGCCTCGACATCGGTTCGGCCGCAGAGGTTCTGGGCTGGAAACCGAAGGTCGAGCTATCCGACGGGGTGGCCCGCACGGTGGAATTCTTCCGGCAGACGCAGGCCGGTTAG